The genomic DNA TGGCAGGGATTCCATCGCCATCACAGTCTTTGCGGTCTCCACTGGGGCAATTGGCAGCAGGGTCTTCTTCCTCTTCACAGTCAATTCCCAAAAAATCATCACACGCACCGGCTCCACCATCATCTCCATCAAAAAAATCATCATCGTTATTATCATCATTTGAATTACCGCCACCGCCTCCACCGCAATTGTTTAAACCTGCCAAGGCCAAAAAAACCAAGGCCAGAAGGATTAGGTTTACTTTGATATATTTTTTAATACATGCATCCATAAATGGGTCACCCCTTACCGAGGGTAAATGCAAGACTAATGCCAGGAAGTGATATTATAAGTAATTGATTCTATTATGATTATAAGTTATGAGTTATGAGTTATGAGTTATGGGAGGTATGTTATTGAGATGAAACTGGGGGGTTGGGGCCACAAGGGGGTGACTTGTCGCTAGTTGCTCCTCGCTCGTAGGAGTGGAGAGATCAAATTTAATTATGAAAACGATGGCTGTATCCAAATTTAAGGCAACATGTTTAAAAGTGCTTTCTCAAATAAAAGTAAGCGGTGAAACTCTTGTCATTACTAAAAATGGACATCCTCTGGCCTTGATTACTCCCCCGCCCCCGATCAAGAAAAAGCATTCATTATTTGGAACCATGAAACAAGAGATGAAGATAGAGGGTGATATTATGGCTCCCTTGGGCACGGATGATTGGGATGTTTTCAATAGGTAAAAAAACCATTGCCCCATACGATACTGTATCGTATATTAAGCAAATGAAAGTAACAGCACTTATTGCCGATCCGCTTATTAAGGATGTAACCCGCTATGCCCATGGCAAAAATCTCACGGAATCCCTGGTCATCGTTCTTAAGGAATGGGTGGCCCTCAAAAAAATAAAAAGACTCAATCAAAGCCTTCAGAGCAGGCCCCTCCAATTTAAAAAAGCATACTCAGCTAAAATCATAAGGGCCATAAACAGAAAAAAATGATGATTCTTGTTGATACTTCCATTTGGATTGAATTCCTTAAACTTAACAGGAATGTTTTTGATCTGTTCAATCATGAAATGGAGCAGCAAAATATCGTGGTTACGGAATGTGTTTTTGGAGAATTGCTTCAAGGAGCAAAAAATAAGCGAGAAAGAAAAATCATTCTTGAATATTGGAACAATCTCCCCAAAAAGGATGAAAAAAATTTATGGCTGGATGCAGGTAACTTATCGGGCCAAAAAAAATATTTTGCCAAAGGTATTGGGCTTATTGACACATTTCTTATTGCTTTTGCCAGACGACATAAGGTTCAAATATGGACATTGGATAAAAAACTGATGTCGGTACTTTCAGTATCGGAAACATACCAAACAAATCTCCTATAACATCCCCTGTAAAGGCAATGGTTCGACGGAGAGCTTCAGCCAGAGGCTGATCCGTCCTTTGGCGGACACCATGTCCACATGAGAATATTCATCCCAATTTATTCAACCATTTCTCCGGCAGGGCCACGGTTACGTAAGCTCCTTTCGTGGTGTTTTTGACTTTGTGGACGTGGCCATGGGTGTAAAGTTGAGACAATTTGGCTCCGTAAGGATGGGGCAAAAATAATTCTGTTGTTTTTAGATTTTCTTGCAGCGTGGTGTCGATGGCTTGAAGGAGTTGGGGGACGCCAACTCCGGTGAGGGCACTAAGGAAAAGGGGATTGTTAAAATCCCCCTCTGCTCCCCCTTTTTTAAAGGGGGACGTAATTCGGGGACTGTTATTTTCCCCCTTTAAAAAAGGGGGATTAAGGGGGATTTTTTCAATTCGATCCATCTTATTGCGAACCGTTATCATTGGAAGATGGTTTAATTTTAATTCCTCCAAAACCTGATTGACTACTTTGATCTGGTCTTTGTAGTGCGGGCGCGATCCATCAACTACATGAAGCAAAATGGCTGACTGACGCACTTCTTCAAAAGTTGATTTGAAAGCTTCCACCAATTGATGGGGCAAATTGCGGATAAACCCTACCGTATCCGAAACAAGAACTTTTCTTCCCGATGGCAAACTGATCCGTTTGGTTTTGGGGTCAAGGGTGGCAAAAAGTTTGTCTTCGGCTAAAACATTGGCTTCGGTTAATTTGTTGAACAAGGTGCTTTTGCCGGCGTTGGTGTATCCAACCAATGTAATGGTGGGAATGGGCAAGGTCGCCCGCTTTTTACGATGAATTTCACGGGAGCGTTCCACTTTTTTAAGATCATTTTTAATATGCGTGATGCGTTCGCGGACGCGACGACGGTCGACTTCCAACTGGGTTTCTCCCGGTCCACGCAACCCCACCCCACCCCCTCGTTGCTTGGAAAGATGGGTCCAGGCCCCCACCAAACGGGGATACAGATACTGATATTGGGCCAATTCGACTTGAAGCTTGCCTTCCTTTGATTTGGCATGAAGCGCAAAAATATCCAGGATAAGGCTGGTGCGGTCGATGACATGAATTCCCCACGCTTCTTCAAGTGCCTTGTTTTGGGAAGGCGCCAAATTGACATCAAAAATGACAAGATCGCATCCTAACAATTTTAACTTTTCTCCTATTTCTTCAATTTTCCCTTTACCAATGAATGTAGCTGCCGAAATTTGCCTCACTTCGACCATTTGCGATGCGGCAATGATAACCCCTGAGGTTTGGGCCAAAGCATTCAATTCATCCAAAGACTCAAGAGCCGTTTCTTTGCGTTGAAACGATGTGATAAGCCCAATGAGATAGGCTGTTTCTTGTTTTTGGGAACGGATCATTTGAATTGCATCCTAGTATTGGACATGGTGAGTTCATCGAACCATGAATCGAACATTTGATTATTTCACACCGAAAACTCCACCACCCGATATTGAAAGAGCGTATTGATTTTAGCCGTGAGATGGTCGGTGTTTTCAAGATTGATACGGTTTGGAAGTTCCATAATAGTTTCACTTTCGTTTGATTTCAGCACGTGTAAAAAACCGGAGCATGCACCGGGGAACTCGTTTAAAATTTGGTGGAAACTTTTAAGCTTTTCTTCCGTGCACAATTGAAGGGGGACTTTAAAATGGACCGATTTTGTTTTTTGATTGAGGTAGGTATGAAGCAAAGTAATATCCTGGGCGAGAATTTTTGCCCCATCTTCGGTCCGATCAACAGTGCCTGAAAGCACCAGGGGTTTATCCTGGGTTAAAACCTCGGCTGTTTTTTGGTAAACATCCGAGAAAATGATCACCTCGATGGATCCGGCCAAATCCTCAAAAGTGATGAAAGCCATGCGGCTTCCCTTTTTTGTGGTGATTACTTTACACTGCGACGAAAAACCGCTCAGAAGCACCTTCGTTTCTTGTGGCAATGTGGCACAAAGAGCCGTTGTTGAATTGGCGACTCTTCTTAATTCTGATTCATAAACTTTAAGGGGATGCCCCGAAAAATAAAAACCCATGGCCTCTTTTTCAAAACTTAGCTTTTCATTTTCATGCCACTCAAGCGTGCCCACCTCTAAACCCACGGGCTTCGGGCTTTCCTGCACCATATCAAAAATATTCTGCTGGCCCAGCCGGTCTTCATCCTGTTTTTTCACCGCCCAACCGACAACGCCTTCAAGAACATCAAACAGGGCTTTACGCGAAGGATGCAAAGTATCAAAAGCGCCGCTTTTGATGAGGGATTCAAGGACACGACGGTTGACCTTGTGGTGGTCAATGGAATGGCAGAAATCAAAAAAAGAATCGAATCGTCCTTTCTTGTTTTTACGAACCTCGACAATGCATTCAATGGCCCCCTCACCCACTCCTTTTAAGGCACCCAGTCCAAAACGGATTGTGTAGGGGTCAATCACCGAAAAACCGAAATAACTTTCGTTTACGTCGGGAGCTAAAACCTTGATGCCGTGTTTTTTACAGTCATCAATGTAAAAAAGAATGCGGTCCGTATCATGCATTTCACAGGTAAGAACCGCGGCCAGATATTCGGCAGGATAATAAGCCTTAAGATATGCGGTTTGATAGGAAACAAGGGCATAAGCCGCACTGTGGGATTTGTTAAAACCATATTCGGCAAACTTGGCCATTAAGTCAAAAATCTTTTCGGCCTTGTCCTTGGGCACTTTTTTCTCAGCGGCTCCTCTCAAGAAACGTTCGCGTTGGGCTGCCATTTCCTCCGCTTTTTTCTTTCCCATGGCCCGGCGTAGAAGATCGGCTTCTCCAAGGCTGTAACCGGCCAGCACGGAAGCAATCTGCATCACTTGTTCCTGATAAACAATAACCCCATAGGTGTCTTCCAAAATGGGTTTGAGTTGGGGAAGTTCGTAAATGATTTTTGTCTTGCCCTGTTTGCGATTGATGAAATCATCCACCATCCCGCTTCCCAGGGGGCCGGGACGATAAAGAGCCACCAAGGCGACCAGGTC from Deltaproteobacteria bacterium GWA2_45_12 includes the following:
- a CDS encoding GTPase HflX — protein: MIRSQKQETAYLIGLITSFQRKETALESLDELNALAQTSGVIIAASQMVEVRQISAATFIGKGKIEEIGEKLKLLGCDLVIFDVNLAPSQNKALEEAWGIHVIDRTSLILDIFALHAKSKEGKLQVELAQYQYLYPRLVGAWTHLSKQRGGGVGLRGPGETQLEVDRRRVRERITHIKNDLKKVERSREIHRKKRATLPIPTITLVGYTNAGKSTLFNKLTEANVLAEDKLFATLDPKTKRISLPSGRKVLVSDTVGFIRNLPHQLVEAFKSTFEEVRQSAILLHVVDGSRPHYKDQIKVVNQVLEELKLNHLPMITVRNKMDRIEKIPLNPPFLKGENNSPRITSPFKKGGAEGDFNNPLFLSALTGVGVPQLLQAIDTTLQENLKTTELFLPHPYGAKLSQLYTHGHVHKVKNTTKGAYVTVALPEKWLNKLG